TGGCCTGTAACCCAAGAGATATCTGCCGTACACCAGTAGGTGTCGGTCTCCTTTTTGTCGAACATCATAAGGTAAGACATATATGCCCAGAGCAGAAATCCGCCGTAGGAATAGGTCAGGGCATGAGGTTCGCCCATTGCTGTTGAGGTGTAGAGCATGAACATTGTGTCGTCAGCGTTCATAGGCTCCAGCTTCAGCTCGGATGCGTCGGTGTGCACTTCGTCTGAAATAAGGTCGTGATACCAGAGGTCACGCAGGGGTTTCATGTGGACACGTTTTCCCGTGCGGCTGACTATTATGCAGTATTTCGGGTTGTGTTCGCTTTTGTGAAGGGCGTTGTCCAGCTTTTCTTTCATGTTGACGTGGCCGCCTGTGACGGATTCGTCCGATGTCACCACTATTGAAGGCTTGCAGTTGGCGATCCTTCCGGCCAGTGATTCCGCAGAGTAGCTGGCATGGTAGAGAACGTGAACTGCGCCGATGCTGGAGCAGGCAAGCATAAGAATTATGAGTTCCGGTGTGTTGGGCAGGTGGATGAGCACCCTGTCGCCTTTTTTTATGCCCAGCTTTATGAGTGCGGCGGAGCACTTGACCACTTCGGAGTAGAGCGACTGGTATGTATAGACACTCTGGGTTCCGTCGCTGCCGACCCATATTATAGCCGCTTTGTTCTTGGCGTTGGTTTTGAGGTGTTTGATGAGGATATTTTTCAGGGGGCAGAGCCTTCCGCCTTTGAAAAAGGTGTATCCACCTGTCAGATCAGGGGTTACAGACTGCTTGAATTTGTCTTCCCAGATAAGGAAGCGGCTGCCCAGATAATCGTACATTTCTGCATGATCTTTGAAGGACTCGATACGTTTAAGCTCGTGTTCTGTTATTTCCGAGCGGATATAATGGGAAAAATTATGTTTAAGTTTTTCAACTATCTTGCTCATTCTGGACTCCGGCGGTATCTTTCGAATATAACATTATTTCGGAAAGTACCCATAAAATCAAATAAAAATTTAACGTTAGTGAACATAGTCTTATAATAGCATATTGATTGTAAAAAGAAAGGCAGACCTTTCGGCCTGCCTCATTGATTATTTATCAAAATACAGTGTTATAGTTCCCGTTATGGGTTCCACATCGACGTGTCCCACAGGAACGTCACGGTTGAGGAATCCGTCCTCAAGAACGGGGACGAAGTTGTATTCCAGTTTAAGGGACTGGAAGTTCTCTTTCGGCAGTGCGATAGAAAGCTCTTTCACGCTTCTGTTTTTCAGGCTGCCCAGACTTTTGTAGTTATATCCGGCGGTGCGCATTAC
This genomic stretch from Seleniivibrio woodruffii harbors:
- a CDS encoding AMP-binding protein — protein: MSKIVEKLKHNFSHYIRSEITEHELKRIESFKDHAEMYDYLGSRFLIWEDKFKQSVTPDLTGGYTFFKGGRLCPLKNILIKHLKTNAKNKAAIIWVGSDGTQSVYTYQSLYSEVVKCSAALIKLGIKKGDRVLIHLPNTPELIILMLACSSIGAVHVLYHASYSAESLAGRIANCKPSIVVTSDESVTGGHVNMKEKLDNALHKSEHNPKYCIIVSRTGKRVHMKPLRDLWYHDLISDEVHTDASELKLEPMNADDTMFMLYTSTAMGEPHALTYSYGGFLLWAYMSYLMMFDKKETDTYWCTADISWVTGHSYIVYGPLMSGQTVLVFEDTVNIENAKDFFDICRKYSVNKLYTTPSALRSLMNASQKKNIFLDLPAIEMVASGGEKMPAEVLEWTSAKLCSNRAVIFDIYSLTEAGGAIFSSLAGYSDIEYGTVGKHLPGVPAVLLDKTSKHVIDTINTQGEIVLNAPFAPLAKSVHGQPGLFEKIYWKKNAHSKPYFSTGDGGAVRQQL